TGGCTGCCGTCGGCATTGGCGTTGTTCGATCCGATCATCTGGTTGGGGCCGGAGACGATCTCGGTGTGCGAGATGCCGCCGCCCTGCATGATCACCACATCGCCGGGCCGCGCCTGCGAGGCCGGCACCTCCGTCCAGCCGCGTGCGCGGAGCGTGCTGTTGAGCTGCGCGACGGAATCGGTGTGGAGGTTGGCCGGCAACTGCCCCGCCTCGGTCAGCACCGCCGACACGAAGTTGGCGCAACAGACGTCGGACGGCACGTTGGCGTTCATCGGCAGAGCGTCGCGCGTGTTCGTCTTCAGCGACGATGCGTTCTGCCCGAGATACGTGTCCGCGATCTCCGCGACGTTGCCGGTGCCAGTGCCGGGCGTGGCACCGCCGACCCCGCTCACGCCGCCAGAGCCGGCCCGCACCCCACCCGGCAGGTTGATCTGCTGGTTGGGGAAGATCAGGTTCGGGTTCGCGATCTGTGGGTTGGCCGCCTCCAGCGCCGCGAGCGAGACGCCGTGCGCGCGGGCAATATCCCACAAGGTATCGCCGGATTTGACGGTGTAGCTGCTCGGGCCGCTGCTGCCCGATGCGGAAAACGGGCTGCCCTGGGCTGCACTGACGGCGGTCATGCCTTTGCTCCATGCTCCTGGTCGGATGAGGGAAGGCTAATGGAAGCGCCCGCCGGGGTCGCTAGTCGGAACGCTTAGCGCCTTTGTTCAAAGCGGCTCGCGCTTGCCCACGAAATAGCGCATCTGTGCCGAAAGCGTCCGCGCCGAGGCACGCAGCGCCGCCTCGGAATTCGTCGCCCCGGCGATCCGGTCGAGCGTCGCGAACGAGGCCGTACCGTATCGCTTGCTGGCGAACAGCGGCGTCGCCGCCTTGAACACCGCATTGCCCGCACCCGGCCACGCCGCGAGACAGGCGAGCCCGGCGACCATCTCGTGCAGCGCGGCCGGAGCGATTTCGGCGCGGCGGACGGCGCGATCGGTGCGATAGGCGGTGGGCAACGTCTCGCCCAGTTGCGCGTCGAACGCATCGCCGTCGAGCCCCGCCATGTCGCCGGGGTTGCGGCACCGGAGCGTCTGCGGCGGCGCGATCCGGTCGGCCACCTCGGCGCGCGCATCGAGCGGCCGGACCGCGCCG
This DNA window, taken from Sphingomonas sp. AP4-R1, encodes the following:
- a CDS encoding phage tail tip lysozyme, translated to MTAVSAAQGSPFSASGSSGPSSYTVKSGDTLWDIARAHGVSLAALEAANPQIANPNLIFPNQQINLPGGVRAGSGGVSGVGGATPGTGTGNVAEIADTYLGQNASSLKTNTRDALPMNANVPSDVCCANFVSAVLTEAGQLPANLHTDSVAQLNSTLRARGWTEVPASQARPGDVVIMQGGGISHTEIVSGPNQMIGSNNANADGSQRITHNSLDYALSHGGKILRAPAGSEAPGGPQAAPGAAAPSGDGTRAQRIDQAMAYFRSQGWTQAQAAGIVANLDAESGMDAGIRQIGGGPGYGLAQWEGPRQRDFARWAGHDIHGSSFAEQLRFVQHELSTTESGAARALRGTDDARTAGSIVSRLYERPADAAGEATRRGERAVGVFDR